The Burkholderia mallei ATCC 23344 genome has a window encoding:
- a CDS encoding glutathione S-transferase family protein encodes MSLKFYGHPFSLYCQKVLIALYEYDVPFEWCLLAGDTPQASAEFAARWPLKHMPMLVDGERTIVESTILIEYLGLRRPASVRLVPADAGVALDARMMDRFFDCYVSTPVQKIVFDALRPQAERDARGVADARRMLDTSYAWLERTLDGRDWAAGGAFTLADCAAAPSLFYADWAHPIDSALQRVTAYRERLLARPSFARAVDEARPYRHLFPLGAPERD; translated from the coding sequence ATGAGCCTGAAGTTCTACGGGCATCCGTTTTCGCTGTATTGCCAGAAGGTGCTGATCGCGCTGTACGAGTACGACGTGCCGTTCGAATGGTGCCTGCTCGCGGGCGACACGCCGCAGGCGAGCGCCGAGTTCGCTGCGCGGTGGCCCCTCAAGCACATGCCGATGCTCGTCGACGGCGAGCGCACGATCGTCGAATCGACGATTCTCATCGAGTATCTCGGGCTGCGCCGCCCCGCGTCCGTGCGGCTCGTGCCCGCCGATGCCGGCGTGGCGCTCGACGCGCGGATGATGGACCGCTTCTTCGACTGCTACGTATCGACGCCGGTGCAGAAGATCGTGTTCGACGCGCTGCGCCCGCAAGCCGAGCGCGATGCGCGCGGCGTCGCCGATGCGCGGCGCATGCTCGACACGTCGTACGCGTGGCTCGAGCGCACGCTCGACGGGCGCGACTGGGCCGCGGGCGGCGCGTTCACCCTGGCCGATTGCGCGGCCGCGCCTTCGCTGTTCTATGCGGACTGGGCGCATCCGATCGATTCGGCGCTGCAGCGCGTGACCGCATATCGCGAGCGGCTGCTCGCGCGGCCGTCGTTCGCGCGGGCAGTCGACGAAGCGCGCCCGTACCGGCATCTCTTTCCGCTCGGCGCGCCCGAGCGGGACTAG
- a CDS encoding VOC family protein translates to MPTAVKPIPKGMHSLTPHLICDGAAAAIEFYKKAFDAVEISRLPSRDAGRLMHAAVRIGDSTLMLVDEMGQCGALSPKALKGSPVFIHLYVPDVDAVIARAVEAGAKLTMPPADMFWGDRYGQLEDPFGHRWSVATHRQDLTPEQIREGMASCVPPAQ, encoded by the coding sequence ATGCCTACCGCAGTCAAACCGATCCCCAAGGGGATGCATTCGCTGACCCCTCATCTGATTTGCGACGGCGCCGCCGCCGCGATCGAGTTCTACAAGAAGGCGTTCGACGCCGTCGAAATCTCGCGGTTGCCTTCGCGCGATGCCGGCCGGCTGATGCATGCGGCCGTCAGGATCGGCGATTCGACGCTGATGCTCGTCGACGAGATGGGGCAGTGCGGCGCGTTGAGCCCCAAGGCACTGAAGGGCTCGCCCGTGTTCATCCACCTGTACGTGCCGGACGTCGACGCGGTGATCGCGCGCGCGGTGGAAGCGGGCGCGAAGCTGACGATGCCGCCCGCCGACATGTTCTGGGGCGATCGCTACGGCCAGCTCGAGGATCCGTTCGGGCATCGCTGGTCGGTGGCGACGCACCGGCAGGACTTGACGCCCGAGCAGATTCGCGAAGGGATGGCGAGCTGCGTGCCGCCCGCGCAGTGA
- a CDS encoding terpene synthase family protein, whose protein sequence is MHPLGDRFDCGRHDRGSLASNGFIDRARRSRGHALSSRRTDSAGIDTRCKKIFGRAHPRRSARARRDPRAAGAPARARRDACRGAPRASRGIRSIAVRRRIDDHLRMDAARSNAASPHARRRRPPCPPRPRRCRRLVGEACRIASIERSFERRFDPHRRALHAHCVRWIGEQSLAPAGSPPADLRALRYPDLVAGYYVGAPPAVLEAIAGLSVWFFVWDDRHDEDARRLRRAAWARLRDALCAVLASPRARVADAEPIVGALSDCIVLGIRARLGDAWNRRFTGHLRQMIDAYDDEFRARLAARIPTRDAYMRLRERTFGCEARLDCLELAAGRALPDAVRAAPPYRLAGPARRSNSPRFTTISVRCARSAKPKKSTISAFR, encoded by the coding sequence ATGCATCCCCTTGGGGATCGGTTTGACTGCGGTAGGCATGATCGCGGCTCCTTGGCTTCGAATGGGTTCATCGATCGAGCGCGCCGCTCGCGCGGGCACGCTCTATCGTCACGACGAACGGATTCCGCCGGAATCGACACGCGTTGCAAGAAAATTTTTGGCCGCGCCCACCCGCGCCGCTCGGCGCGCGCGAGGCGTGATCCGCGAGCCGCCGGCGCACCCGCCCGTGCGCGGCGCGACGCCTGCCGGGGAGCGCCGCGTGCGTCGCGGGGCATTCGATCGATAGCCGTGCGGCGCAGGATCGACGACCATCTTCGCATGGACGCGGCGCGTTCGAACGCTGCATCGCCGCACGCCCGCCGAAGGAGGCCGCCATGCCCGCCACGCCCGCGCCGATGCCGCCGGCTCGTCGGCGAAGCGTGCCGCATTGCCTCGATCGAACGTTCGTTTGAGCGCCGTTTCGATCCGCACCGGCGCGCGCTGCACGCGCATTGCGTCCGATGGATCGGCGAGCAGTCGCTCGCGCCCGCCGGATCGCCGCCGGCCGACTTGCGCGCGCTCCGCTATCCGGACCTCGTCGCCGGCTATTACGTCGGCGCGCCGCCGGCCGTGCTCGAAGCGATCGCCGGTCTGTCGGTCTGGTTCTTCGTCTGGGACGACCGGCACGACGAGGACGCGCGGCGGTTGCGCCGCGCCGCGTGGGCGCGCCTGCGCGACGCGCTGTGCGCGGTGCTCGCTTCGCCGCGTGCGCGCGTCGCCGACGCGGAGCCGATCGTCGGCGCGCTGTCCGATTGCATCGTGCTGGGGATCCGCGCGCGGCTTGGCGACGCCTGGAACCGGCGCTTCACCGGCCATCTGCGGCAGATGATCGACGCCTACGACGACGAATTCCGCGCGCGCCTGGCGGCGCGCATCCCGACGCGCGACGCGTACATGCGGTTACGCGAACGCACGTTCGGCTGTGAAGCCCGGCTCGACTGCCTCGAACTCGCGGCCGGCCGCGCGCTACCCGACGCGGTGCGCGCCGCGCCGCCGTATCGGCTCGCCGGTCCCGCGCGTCGCAGCAATTCGCCGCGCTTTACAACGATCTCTGTTCGCTGCGCAAGGAGCGCGAAGCCGAAGAAATCCACCATCTCGGCATTTCGTTGA
- a CDS encoding HD domain-containing protein gives MDIQKIEARLEFLREAERLKSVLRSAHTSTGRAESTAEHSWRLCLMAITLADELPGLDMLKVLKMCVIHDLGEALRGDVPAIRADAHPDKSAHERADLLTLTRMLDAPLRDEILSLWDEYERAASQEAQAVKALDKLETILQHAQGENPPDFDYAFNLTYGSRYTSAAPLFRAVREIVDAQTRSRIDARGEPPPAR, from the coding sequence ATGGACATTCAAAAGATCGAAGCGAGGCTTGAGTTCCTGCGCGAAGCGGAGCGCCTGAAGAGCGTGCTGAGGAGCGCGCACACGTCGACGGGCCGCGCCGAGAGCACGGCCGAGCACAGCTGGCGGCTGTGCCTGATGGCGATCACGCTCGCCGACGAACTGCCGGGGCTCGACATGCTCAAGGTGCTGAAGATGTGCGTGATTCACGATCTCGGCGAGGCGCTGCGCGGCGACGTGCCGGCGATCCGCGCCGACGCGCATCCCGACAAGAGCGCGCACGAGCGCGCCGATCTGCTGACGCTCACGCGCATGCTCGATGCGCCGCTGCGCGACGAAATCCTGTCGCTGTGGGACGAATACGAGCGCGCGGCGTCGCAGGAGGCGCAGGCGGTGAAGGCGCTCGACAAGCTGGAAACGATCCTGCAGCACGCCCAGGGAGAGAACCCGCCCGATTTCGACTACGCGTTCAACCTCACGTACGGCAGCCGCTACACGAGCGCGGCGCCGCTGTTTCGCGCAGTGCGCGAGATCGTCGACGCGCAGACCCGAAGCCGGATCGACGCGCGGGGCGAGCCGCCCCCGGCGCGCTAG